The sequence below is a genomic window from Polynucleobacter sp. MWH-UH19D.
AGGGTGAGCGCGCAACTCAATACGTTCAACGTCTTCGGCTTTGACGCCTTGGGCGCGTAACTGTGAGCAGGCATCAATTGCAGGGTGAATCACAATGCCACATGCGAATGGCTTGTAAGTATTGAGTGAAATCTCAAACGACTTGCCTAGCTCACGATCAATTTCTGACCAGTCGCATTTAGTGGAAACAGTCTGCATATAGCCGCGACCTGCCTCAAGCGCTTTTGGACTCGCAGTAAAACCATGTTTTGCAAGCAAGGCAGAAATTTGCCCTGCACGTGCAGCACCACCAGGATGAAAAGGTTTTGTCATGGTGCCAAACTGCTCGCGCACACCGACTGGTTGTGAGGCAGCGATTCCTAATGCCATCATTGTCTTTTGTAAATCTAGACCCATTAGACGTGCACAGGCTGCCGCAGAGCCGAGCGTGCCAGTGGAGCCTGTGATATGCCAGCCGCGATGGTAGTGATCAGGATACATCGCATTGCCAACACGACAAGCCACATCAATACCAAGAACCAGTGAGTCGATGATTTGACGGCCATTCGCGCCAATATGTTCACCTAGCGCCAAGATGGCAGAAGCAACTGGGCCTGCAGGGTGAATAACTGTTTTCAGGTGGGTATCGTCAAAGTCAAAAGTGTGGGAGCTAATACCATTAATTAATGCTGCACCACCCATATCTACTTTGTCTTTCCGGCCTAGGATACTGGCTTGAGAAGCAGGCTGAAATTCGCGAACGGCAGCTAAGGAAGACTCCACGCTTTCATGATTCGCTGCACCAATAGCGCAACCAAGCCAATTTAAAAATGTGCGATGCGCCTCATGATCCACTTCAAGCGTCCATCCTTGGCTTGGGTGAGAGTGAACAAACTCAGCAAGCGTTTTGGTAACTGGTGGCGCATTGAGATCTGCGGCTGCGGCAATAGCATGGGACATATGGGTTCCTGTGAAGATGTATTGGAGATTAGTTGTAATTTATTGAATTATTCAATTTCGATATTGCGATCTTTGGCAACTTTTGCCCAGCGTGCAATATCTTCTTTAATATAGTTAGCAAATTGAGTTGGACTCAAAGGCATGAGTGTCATGGCTTCATTCGTCATTTTTTCTGAGAAGTCTGGGCTTGCAAGAACTTTGTTGAGTTCGGTATTGAGTTTTGCAACAACGGCGGGAGGTAAGTTTGCGGGACCTACGATACCGTACCACTGCTGGCCATCAAAGCCATTAAATCCGAGTTCTTTAAAGGTAGGAATATTTGGGGCAGCAGAACTTCGTTTAGCACCGGTAACAGCAAGCCCTCGGACACGATTCGTATTGATATAAGGAAGAGCGGCAAACAGTGTGGGAAACATTGCTTGTGTTTGTCCGGCCAATAGGTCGGTGTAAGCGGGACCAACACCTCGATAGGGAACGTGAACCATGAAAATGCCAGCTGCAAGTTTTAACTGTTCCATTCCAAGATGGGTTAGGGTGCCTGGGCCTGCAGACCCATAACTCAATTTGGCAGGATTCTTTTTGGCGTAATCTACAAACTCTTTAAAACTCTTTATTGGCAATTCAGAATTGATGACGAGCACATTTGGTGTGGCTCCAATCATGCCGATCGGTGTGAAGTCTTTGATGGCATCATAGGGTAGCCGGCGTACCGCTGGATTTGTTCCGTGAGTACCTACATAGGCAACCATCAGGGTGTAACCATCTGCCGGTGCTTTAGCGGTAGCTTGTGAAGCGATTGCGCCTCCACCGCCACCCATATTTTCAACAACAACAGGTTGACCAATTGAGCGGGAGAGTTTTTCGGCAACCGATCGGGCAATATTATCTAGTCCACCGCCAGCGGCAACTGGTGCAATTAGCTTAATTGGTTTGACTGGGTAAGTAGGGGCTTGCGCATACGCGTTTAGATTTAGGAGCAAGCCTAAAACGACAAACAAAAAGGATAAAAAAATCGGCTGTTGCCGATAAAGGGTTTTAGACATGTCTCAAGCCTAGATTGGTTATTTAATAGTTTTTGTAACGCCTGGCCATTTTACTATTTATGGCTGATTTTGGTGTTTTAGCTGGTTTTGATCTTTTTTCGAGTGGAACGATCCAAGGAGATTGAGTCTAGGTTGGGTTCTAGGGCTTCGCGCGTGTCAAAAACGAAGCAACTACCTTGGTAGTGGGCTGACCCCACCTCTTCAAAGTATTTCAAAATTCCACCTTCAAGCTGGTAGCTATGCTCCATGCCAATTTCTCTCATATAGAGACCAGACTTTTCGCAGCGGATGCCGCCGGTGCAAAAACTCACCAAGGTTTTGTCAGCTAGCTCATCTTTATGTGCAGAAATAGCGGCAGGGAACTCGGTAAATTTTTCGATATTGAAATGTAATGCGTTTTCAAATGTGCCGTAGTCCACTTCAAATGCATTGCGAGTATCAACCATGACTACTGGTCTACCAAGATCGTCAGTTCCACGATCCAACCATTCTTGTAATTTTTTTGGTGAAATGAAATTTGCTCGACCTTTCTCTGGCTGAATGCTGGGATGATTCATACGAATGATTTCATTCTTGAGTTTGATCAGCATTTTTTTGAAAGGTTGCTCATCTGACCAACTTTCTTTTGCCTCAAGCGGTGCAAATCTAGAGTCTGCTCGTAACCAATCTAGAAATCCACGAAGTGCATCAGGCTTGCCAGCCAAGAACATATTGATACCTTCGCCGGTGAGCAATATAGTCCCCTTGAGTTCGCGACTATTGCATTCATCCAGCATTTTTGTGCGCAACTCAGTCAGACCATCAAGGCTGACGAATAAATAGGCGGCAATATTCAGTATCGGTTTCATACATTTCTCTTGGTGACATTGCCATTATCGAGCAAATAGCCTCAATGGGTGTTAATCTTCCAGCATTCACTATAGGAGACAAATTTATGAATCTGACTGCTAAATTGGGTATGAAAGCCCTTCAGAGCATGCTAACCATTGCGATTGCTTTCGGTATCAGCAATCTAGCATCAGCACAGTCCTCTGGTGCTTGGCCAACGCAAAAACCGATTAAGCTGGTTGCGGTATTTCCGCCTGGTGGTTCTGTTGACCAGGTAGCTCGCATATTGGCTCCTGTCTTGCAGGCTGAGTTAAAGCAAAATGTCATCGTTGAAAATGTGGGTGGCGCATCGGGCGTGATTGGTACCGCTGCTATGACGCGTTCTGATCCTGATGGCTACACTTTTGCGGTGGTGTTTGATACACACGGCGTTAATCCTAGTCTTAAAGACAAGCTCCCCTATGACACGATTAAAGATATTGCTCCTGTCATTTTGGTTGGTACCTCACCGATGGTGTTGGTAGCTAGTAAGAATTCCGGTATTACTAGTTTTAAGCAGTTAGTAGATCAATCTAAAGCGGGTAAAAAATTCAGCTATGGTTCCATTGGTATTGGAAGTCTTGGGCATCTTGCGATAGCGCGTTTAGCTAAGCAGGCGGGATTTGATTGGAATCACATCCCTTATCGTGGCGGCGGCCCATTAATGCAAGACGTATTGGGTGGTCAGGTGGAGTTAGCAGTAGGTTCAGAGTTTTTGGTTAAGCCCCATATTGAAAGTGGCGGCGTCATTCCTTTGGTCATTACGACCGCAAAACGTTCTCCTGCTTTGCCTAATGTGCCAACCATTTCTGAGAGTGGCTTCCCTGGTTTCAATGCTCCTGCTTGGTGGGCGGTTTTAGCGCCAGGTAAAACACCTCCGGCAGTGATTGATGCGATGAATAAAGCGCTCAACAAAGCACTCAAGAGCCCAGCGGTTGCAGAAAAATTCAAAGCACAAGGAATTGAAGTGGTCGGCGGAAGCCCAGAGACTTTACGCGACTTTATTGGTAAGCAAATCGCGATTTGGGGTAAGTTTGTTATTGAAAACAATATCAAAGAAACGGCCCAATAAAAGTTATCTAAATAAAGGTATTTATGTCAGAACGTTTAATTCCTTATCAGCCCATGGATTTGGCTGAACCAGCAGAGTTGGTTGCGGCGATTCGTAAGCGTCGTGGCGGTCAATTTATTAACTTAGATCGCATGTTATTGCATAGTGTGCCGATCGCAGAAGGCTGGAATCACTTCATTGGCGAGATTCGTAATAACTTATCTCTGGATCCAAAGCTACGTGAATTGGCGATGTGTGGTGTAGCTGTTTTAAATGGTGCCGAGTATGAGTTCTTTCATCATGCGCCCCCTTTTAAAAAGGCTGGGGGTACGGAAGAGCAAGTTCAGGCTTTGCGCTTAATTGGGCAAGCCAACTTTCCCAAGAATCTATTTACCCAAGTCGAGAATGATGCGGCAGATCTGACATTTCAGATGACACGTAATATCAAGGTTGATCCTGAGTTAATGAAGCGCTTGCAAAAGGCCTTGGGCAGCACAGACACCGTAGAGTTGGTGACAGTCATTGCCGCTTACAACATGGTTTCTCGTTTCTTAATCGCGTTAGATGTGAATCCAGAAGATCATCCACCCGCTTAGCCAAGAAAAAGACACACCATGATTCGCAACATTCAAACAGTGATTCCCGGTATTGCCACCTCTGATGGTGCAGGAGTGAAGTTGCGTCGCAGTCTTGGTGGTCAGCAACAAATTCGACTAGATCCCTTTTTGATGCTTGATGAGTTTTCATCGAATGATCCAAATGATTATGTAGCTGGCTTTCCGCCACACCCTCATCGTGGGTTTGAAACAGTGACATATATGCTTGAGGGTCACATGCTGCATGAAGATCACTTAGGTAATCAAGGACATCTAAAGACTGGTGGCGTGCAGTGGATGACCGCAGGGCGCGGCATTATTCATTCCGAGATGCCTCAGCAAGTGAGTGGTGCAATGCGAGGCTTTCAGTTGTGGATCAACTTGCCAGCCAAAGAAAAGATGAAGCCAGCAGGTTATCAAGATATACAAGAAGAAAGTATTCCAAAGGTATCGCTTGATAATAGCGGCTCTGTGAAAGTTATTGCCGGCAGTTTTCGGTATGGCAGTCAAACTATTACCGGACCAATACATGGCATTAGTACGGCACCTGTATTTCTGGATGTGCACTTACCTCCAAATGCCGAATTTGAATATTCTCTACCAAAAGAGCTCAATGCTTTTGTATATGCGTATGAAGGCGGATTGGAAGTTGGCGATCCTTTGAAGGTTGCCCCAAAGCAGGCTGCAATTGTCTTGGGTGAGGGCAATCAACTGAAGGTGAAGGCGGGCGCTGAAGGCGCGCAGTTTATCGTGCTTGCCGCTTTGCCTTTGCGCGAACCGATTGTGCAATATGGCCCCTTTGTCATGAACACCCGTGCCGAGATAGAGCAGGCCATTGACGATTATCAAAACAATCGTTTTGTATTTTTCGAATGATTTATTGGAATGAGGGCGGGCAACAACGATCCGCAAAGTGGCATTCTGAAAATGGTATAGCTCCCCATCAAAAAATCCAGATTGGCGACGATACCTTAACTGCAGATGCAGCTTATCGTTTGGCTTGTGAGGGGACGGCCATTTTGTATCGCGGTGATTTTCAAAATGCAAGGCAGTTACTCCAGGCTCTCGTGCGAAGGGTGGATAAGCCTTCTAAGAAATCAAAAAGGGTTAGTAAGGGCTCTAAAGATGCAGAAGCCAAAGAAAAAAGTCCTCTAGATCTTTTTAATTTACATCGCTTGTCACAATCGCAACGGGCGCGCATTTTAGGAATGCTATTGATTCAGTTGGAGGCGAATCACTCTATCCCGCTTAGGCGTGCTCCTGATGTCGCTCAAGCCTGCCTAGGGGCATACGGGCCTCAAACACAGCCTTACATTATTTCTTTACGGGAGTTATTGGGCGTCATTAGCGCTCATGAATGGCGCAAGAAAGGTGTTCCCGTTCTCGTAAGGGAAGATGAGGAGATTCGCATTCATCCGCACTATGGCGTGTTTTCTCCTGTACGTGGTGAATACATTGAGCTAGTCTTAAAGGCGCCATTGCCAAAGGCGCTATTAAAAAGCTCTACTGCATTTGATATCGGGGTAGGTACTGGAGTTTTATCCGTTGTGCTGGCCATACGAGAAATTCAAAACATCATTGCAACCGATCAAAATGACCGAGCAATTGCTTGTGCTAAAGATAATATCGAGCGTCTTCACCTAAGCAATCAAGTGAAAATTCAAAAAACCGATTTGTTTCCAGATGGCAAGGCTGCCCTCATTGTTTGCAATCCACCTTGGTTGCCTGCAAGACCCAGTTCTTCTTTAGAACAAGCGGTATATGATCCGGGCAGCCAGATGCTAAAGGGTTTTCTTATTGGGCTGAAAGATCATCTTTTGCCTGAAGGTGAGGGATGGTTAATTCTTTCGGATTTAGCCGAGCATCTTGGTTTGCGTTCTCGAGAAGAGTTGCTCAGCTGGATTGATGATGCATGTCTAACTGTGATTGATCGCCTTGATACTAAACCTCATCATCCAAGGGCGTTTGATCAAGATGATGCTTTATATGCAGCAAGATCAAAAGAGGTTACTAGTCTTTGGCGTCTAGGAATAAAGTGATAAAAATATCCCTATAGCTTCTATCCTCGTTCATCTCATGGTTGTTAATACTGCAGTTCATTCATAAAATTATCTTAACTGCTGGAATTAAAAGCAGGCCATACTGAGAATTGCGTAGTGTTATTGCATACCTCTTGTAATACATGATTGATTTGTTTGAGGTTTAAATTTGTACCGTAGTTCACAACATCAAAATAACTTAGTAGTTCTTCTTGTCATCTTCCTTCATGTTTTGCTTTTATTAGGAGCATTCTTGTTGGATATACGAAAGAGGGTGGCATTGGATTTGGGGTCGATGACAGGCCCCATATTTGTAGATTTGCACCAAAGCATCAAGTTAAATGCTCAAACTAAGAAATCCGATGTGGGGGCTCTGAACTCTGGGGCACTCAATAATCAAAAATTAACCGATGCTGAAGGCGGCCGTACCCATAGCCCTCGAGCTCTAAATGGTGGTGGTGTGGAGGATTTACACCCAACAAAAATTGACGGTCCTAAGCCGCATTATCCGATTGCTAGTAGACGCCTAAGAGAAGAGGGGGATGTTTTGGTGAGGCTATGCATAAATTCTCGTGGCGAAGTTGAAAAGGCGCAGATTCAAAAAAGTTCTGGGTATCAAAACCTAGATCACTCTGCCTTAAGTGCATTATCAAAATGGCGTTTTGCGGCTTCATCCCAATTACTCAATAGCAGCTTTGCAGAATGTTTTCGTTTTCCTGTGCGCTTCACCTTGGAGGGGTGATGAGGGATGAAAAATGATTGAAATCGCAGAGCCTATTGTTGAGAACAAGGTTAAGCCAGTCACACTGGAATTTCCCAAAACAATTTCTAGTGCTGCGCTGCTAGGCAAGCAGAATCAAATATTTATTGTCCATGATGGCCAGCGATATCAGCTACGCATCACGAAGTTAAGGAAACTTATTCTGACGAAATAACTTTTTAACAATCTACTAGCCAGCAATAGCATTTTCATATGCATATAGCCAGCGATTTTTTACTAATGTCACTGGAGGTTGTATATGAAACATCAGTTTATTGGGGGATCCCTTGGCGATCACAATAAGATTGCTTGGATATCATCGATCGCACTGCTTTATGGAAGTATTTTTTCAGGTTCTGCAAAAGCGCGTGATGCCGAATTGCCAAGAATCGATATTGTTGGCAGGGAGGAGAGCGCGGCACATAAAATTCCTGGCACGGTTGATGTTATTTCGGAGAAGCAACTTGAAATACTGCAGGCGCCCTCACTTCAGGATGCTTTAAGAACTGTTCCAGGTGTGAATGTCAGAGGGGATGAGGGTGGTCTTGGGTCTATCCCGAACATCGGGCTGCGAGGCCTGAATCCGAGTCGTAGCTCCAAGGTGCTTCTTTTGGAGGATGGTGCTCCAATTCAGCCTAGTCTATTTATCTCTAACGCCTCTTACTACAGTCCTCCAATCGATCGAATTAGTAGGATCGAAGTTTTAAAGGGCGCCTCTGGCCTACAGTATGGCCCCTCTAATATTGGCGGCGTTATTAACTATCTCAGTAAAACGCCCGCATCAGGCATTAAATTGACTGGCAAAGTTGGTAATTTTGGATATCGACTTGCAGAGCTCGAGGCTGGAGGAAAGTCTGATTCAAATGGGGCAATTGGTGGCATCAATCTCATTCAATCCGAATCTAATGGTTATCAAAATAATGGATTCAAGATGTATGACGTGCTCGTCAAAGGCGGTCTACAGATTGATCAGAATCAGTGGTTGAGTCTTAAGTACACTCACTACGATAACAATATCAATACTTCTTATGTAGGACTTCGTCCTAATCAGTATGCCGCCAACTCTGGCATAAACCCAGCCCCCAATGATCGATTTATTACTCAGAGAAACGCAGTAGACATCAATCATTCTCTCGAGATTAATTCAGATACCAGGCTCAATACATTGCTGTACTGGAGCAAATTGGACCGAGATTACTGGAGACAATCTATCCTGGATCGCAATCAAGATGCAACGGTGTTTAAGCCTTGCAATACGGGTGCTGACTGTCAGGCAGGGAGAAATCGAGAGTTTCAAATGTTGGGCTTAGATTCCCGTTTGATCCATGGGTATAAAGCCTTTGGAATCTCAAATGAAATGGAGTTGGGAGTTCGATTGCATACTGAGTCTCAGTCAAACCAAGTTGTGGCATCTCAAACTTTAGCTCACTCAGGTCGTTTGACTATGCACGAAGAGAATAAGGCTAACTCTATTGCTTTGTATGCTCAAAATCGATTCTTAATCACTCCAGATTTTGCGATTATTCCTGGTGTTCGGGTGGAGAGTTACAACCAAAATCGATCTAATGTGATAACCAACAAAAGTGGTAGTGCTAAGAATATAGAAACTGTTCCGCAGATTGGTGCTACTTGGCAGCTAGTTCCGCAGGCGCAGATCTATAGCAGTATTTATAAGGGCTTTGCACCTGCGCAATTGGCTACTGCTATTGATGACAAGGGGGTGGATCAGCAGCTCGCACCAGAGCGCTCTACTAATATCGAAATGGGAGTGAGGGGTCGTTCTGGTGGTTTTTCATATGACTCCGCCATTTTTAGTATGGATTTTAGTAATCAGATCGTTAATCAAAGTCTTGCATCTGGAATATCTAAAGCGAATGGTGGGCAGAGCTTGCACCAAGGCGCTGAATTATCTCTTGGATATCAAATTAGCGGGGGTTGGAGTATTAACACGAACGCAACTTACATCCCTGTAGCGCGTTTTGTTGGAACCAATTCTTTGGGTAAAGATGGAAAACGAATTCCCTATACGCCAGAGTTAACTTCGAATCTTGGAGTGAATTATCAAAAGAATGGGTTTAATACTTTACTATCACTCAACTACGTCTCCAAACAGTATGCGGATTCTGCAAATACTATTACGCAAAATACAATTGGAACAATTGGTGAGGTGCCAGCTTTTGCAACTGTAAATTGGAGCGTTAACTACGACATTAACAAAGAATGGAAAGTATTTGGCGTAGTGAATAACCTTTTTGATAAAAGATATATTGCCAGTCGAAGTCCTGATGGAATTTTTCCAGGGGCACCGCTTAACTTTCAAGCTGGTATGAGTTATCAATTTAATTGAATGAGAACATCCTTACTCTCTAGCAAATTGAAGTAGTGGCGCAATATCGTGATTATCAGCGGCACGAAGGGCTAGCAAGTATCGCTGACGTGTAAGACTTGGGGTGGTATTAGAAGAGTTACTACCCCAAGAAAATTTTTCGCCACCGAGATTGATAATTAACGCATCAGCAATCAGACGCGCATGACGACCATTGCCGTTAGGAAATGCATGAATTAAAACTAATTGATGATGAAAGCGAACTACGATTTCATCAATTGACATCGTTTTATTCTCAATTTGGTATCTTGTGTTATCCAAAAGGTTCTTTAGAGCAACGGCAATCTGAGTCCAGTCGACACCAATACTCTTGCCGCTCTTTCTAAATGTGCCAGCCCAGCTCCATGTTTGATTAAACATGCGGCGATGTAATTCGCGCACTAAACCTTCATCTAATTTCTGAAGGATCTTTTGGCGGAAAATCCAATTGGCACCTTCAATAATATTGAGCTCTTCCCAAGCATTTAAATCCGCTTGAGTGCAAATATGTGTCGGAATGAGACCAACTGCCTCATCTGCATCAATTGGAGTAGCGCCTATTGGATACTCAAACTGCATCACCATAGATTCCTTCTAGAGCCATCCAAGATTTCTTTTGCTAGAAGTTGAAGCTGTTTTTCACTTGCCACCTCCTCCACCGCTTGATTTTCTAGGCTCATTGAATGAGAAATGGGAAGCAGGCGTTCTCGTGCTAGCGCATGGGCGCGATCTACTAGGATTTCCTGGAGGGGTTTGCGTGGCACTAGGTTGTATTGCAGCTCGCAATCTAATGCGTTGGCTAGTTTACGCAGACTAGCAAGGGTAATCTTATCTTCGGCCTCAGCTTTCTCGAACTTCGCAATACTGGCTGGGGTAACGCCTAGCTTGCGAGCCAGCGCAGAAGCTGACATCCCCAAGGACTCGCGGATAGCTTTAGCCCACCCATCTCCCGGGCGGGTTAGGGCGCGAGTATCTCTTAACTTCGCAAGCGCTGAATCCATTTGATGGAGCTGTAAATTAGCAAATTTCTTTTTCATATTGATACCTTTAAGTATTAATAGCATAATTTAATTATAACCTATAGGCATAAAATAAAATACAAATAAAATACTTATAGGTATAAATTAATTCAATGATATGGGACTATATCGAGGTTGTATAGCCACACAACCCCCGGTATTCAAAGAAAAAACGCCACCCTAATGGGCGGCGTTAGGCTATTGCATACTTCAAATTGGTGGAGTCGGCGGGAATCGAACCCGCGTCCGCAAATCCTCCACAACAAGTTCTACATACTTAGTCATATCATTTGATTTAATCAGCAAGGCACGGATTGACACGTTTCTGGCTGACGATTCACTAGGTTTTCGTACTATTCTTCGTGACGCAAAATAGTCTTATCTCTTGTATATGACCCTGATGTAGCTTGCGCTACCTGATCCAAGAGAGAATCAGTTCAGGGGCAACCGCAATTAAGCGGCTAGTGCGTAACGTTCGTCGTTAGCAGTTATTACATTCCCATTGATTTACGAGATAACGGGTCCTCGGTATGCCCTTGATGCTTTGCAATCCACGTCGAAACCATGTCGACCCCGGAGTTCACGCATAAGAACCCACATTTTAAAGCTGATAACGTTAATTTGCTAAAGAATGTTGCGTTAATCCCTATTAGGGAAAATGATTTTTAGTAACTCTAAGGGGGTATGGATCAGGTAATCTGCACCCCAGTCTTGCGGTGCTTCCTTGCAACCACAATAACCATATGCTGCCGCAACAGTTTTCATGCCAGCCGCTTTTCCTGCGATGACATCACGAATATCGTCCCCAACATACAGTGATTTTGTAGGATCGATATTGGCTAATTTGGCAGCATGCAAAATCGGCTCTGGATGCGGCTTGGAGTGGGGGGTAGTATCGCCAGAGACTGTGGAAATCGATCTTTGGTTTAAGCCCATGAGCTCAACTAATGGGTTGGTAAAGCGCTGACTTTTATTGGTGACTATTCCCCAAGGAAGTTTTGCTTGATCCATCTGATCAAGTAGGTGATCGATGTCGTCAAATAGCTTGCTATCAACCAAAAGTGCATTTTCATAGTTGGAGAAAAACTCATCTCTTAAGGTGATGAAATCCGGATGGTCTGTGCCAATACCAAAAGCACCCTCTAGCAATCCTCGTGCACCCGCAGAGGCATAGGGACGAAGAAATTCATAAGGTTTGGGGTCTAAATTGCGAGCCAAGAGCAGTTTGTTGGTAGCTGCCACGAGGTCTGGGGCGGTGTCCGCTAAGGTTCCATCTAAATCAAAAAATACCCCATGAAAGGGGCTGCTAAATTGACTCAAGCGACTCATTTGCGGACTGCAATCATATAGTTCACGTCCACATCGTCGCTTAGGCTGTACACCTGAGTAATTGGGTTGTAGCTCAAACCTTTCATGCCCAGCAGTTCCAATCCCGCTTGACGAGTAAAGGTAACCAACTCCGAAGGCTTAATGAATTTAGTGTATTCGTGAGTACCTTTGGGCAGTAATTTCAGGATGTACTCAGCCCCAATAATCGCAAATAAGTAGGATTTTGGATTCCGGTTGAGGGTACTAAAAAATAGAGTGCCACCAGGTTTGCAAAGTTTGGCGCAGGCACGCACCACAGATGCTGGGTCGGGTACGTGTTCTAGCATTTCCATGCAGGTGACTACGTCATATTGCTCAGCTTGTTCGTCTG
It includes:
- a CDS encoding TonB-dependent receptor, with protein sequence MKHQFIGGSLGDHNKIAWISSIALLYGSIFSGSAKARDAELPRIDIVGREESAAHKIPGTVDVISEKQLEILQAPSLQDALRTVPGVNVRGDEGGLGSIPNIGLRGLNPSRSSKVLLLEDGAPIQPSLFISNASYYSPPIDRISRIEVLKGASGLQYGPSNIGGVINYLSKTPASGIKLTGKVGNFGYRLAELEAGGKSDSNGAIGGINLIQSESNGYQNNGFKMYDVLVKGGLQIDQNQWLSLKYTHYDNNINTSYVGLRPNQYAANSGINPAPNDRFITQRNAVDINHSLEINSDTRLNTLLYWSKLDRDYWRQSILDRNQDATVFKPCNTGADCQAGRNREFQMLGLDSRLIHGYKAFGISNEMELGVRLHTESQSNQVVASQTLAHSGRLTMHEENKANSIALYAQNRFLITPDFAIIPGVRVESYNQNRSNVITNKSGSAKNIETVPQIGATWQLVPQAQIYSSIYKGFAPAQLATAIDDKGVDQQLAPERSTNIEMGVRGRSGGFSYDSAIFSMDFSNQIVNQSLASGISKANGGQSLHQGAELSLGYQISGGWSINTNATYIPVARFVGTNSLGKDGKRIPYTPELTSNLGVNYQKNGFNTLLSLNYVSKQYADSANTITQNTIGTIGEVPAFATVNWSVNYDINKEWKVFGVVNNLFDKRYIASRSPDGIFPGAPLNFQAGMSYQFN
- a CDS encoding mobile mystery protein B, which codes for MVMQFEYPIGATPIDADEAVGLIPTHICTQADLNAWEELNIIEGANWIFRQKILQKLDEGLVRELHRRMFNQTWSWAGTFRKSGKSIGVDWTQIAVALKNLLDNTRYQIENKTMSIDEIVVRFHHQLVLIHAFPNGNGRHARLIADALIINLGGEKFSWGSNSSNTTPSLTRQRYLLALRAADNHDIAPLLQFARE
- a CDS encoding mobile mystery protein A → MKKKFANLQLHQMDSALAKLRDTRALTRPGDGWAKAIRESLGMSASALARKLGVTPASIAKFEKAEAEDKITLASLRKLANALDCELQYNLVPRKPLQEILVDRAHALARERLLPISHSMSLENQAVEEVASEKQLQLLAKEILDGSRRNLW
- a CDS encoding HAD-IA family hydrolase translates to MSRLSQFSSPFHGVFFDLDGTLADTAPDLVAATNKLLLARNLDPKPYEFLRPYASAGARGLLEGAFGIGTDHPDFITLRDEFFSNYENALLVDSKLFDDIDHLLDQMDQAKLPWGIVTNKSQRFTNPLVELMGLNQRSISTVSGDTTPHSKPHPEPILHAAKLANIDPTKSLYVGDDIRDVIAGKAAGMKTVAAAYGYCGCKEAPQDWGADYLIHTPLELLKIIFPNRD
- the ubiG gene encoding bifunctional 2-polyprenyl-6-hydroxyphenol methylase/3-demethylubiquinol 3-O-methyltransferase UbiG encodes the protein MNVDQSEIAKFSTLAHRWWDPNSEFKPLHAINPLRLNWIQSFVSLEGKKVVDVGCGGGILAESISQSGATTTGIDLSEKALKVAELHALEVGANLTYRSISAEDLADEQAEQYDVVTCMEMLEHVPDPASVVRACAKLCKPGGTLFFSTLNRNPKSYLFAIIGAEYILKLLPKGTHEYTKFIKPSELVTFTRQAGLELLGMKGLSYNPITQVYSLSDDVDVNYMIAVRK